Genomic segment of Fimbriimonadaceae bacterium:
CGTTGGCCAGATTCGACGCCGCAGCATTATGACGAACGGATACCGCCACAAATTCTGGCTGATTGTGTGCTGCAAAGGTATTTTGCTTGCCGGTTGGTTCCGCGACGACAAAACCTTCCAGAAAGGCCTTCAACCCTTTCTCTGCAAGCTCTGTGTCACTTTGCAAATTGGCCTTGAGTTTCTCCCAATCGACCACGGCATACCGATAAAAGCAGGCCGAATTGAATTCCACGGTGCCCATCATGTCAGCGCCCGCAGTATCCTCCGGTTTCAAATCATCAACAGCCGTATAAAAATCGAATTCCCGCTCGACAGCGTGGGTCGAAATTGCGTGGGCCACCTGGCAGGCCGCGTGCTGGTTCTTCTCTGGCATGTCGGCAAGCATGCGCCCGAAAAGAGCGACATCGACGGCTTTGCCGCCGTTAAAGATAGCGGCGATATGATCCTGAACTTCTTTCGGTGCACCACTGGCAATCGCTTTTTTCCCTTTCCCCTTGGCCTTTTCAGCACCATCTTTCGCCTCTGGTGCGATCTGGTCCCAGAACCTGTGAATCGCATCGGCCAAAGCGGCTATTTCCCTCTGGCCGAGAAAGAGCAAGTATTGAGTCTTGCCTCCTTCGGCAGGTTTGAGCTTAACGTATGACAATGCTATTTCTGCCTTGGCCAACGCTTCATCTTTTGCACGCCTGCCAACCAGTAAATCAGCAATAGCCTCATACACCCTTTTTGTTCGCACCGCGAGTTCATCAGCGTTGAACAGTCCTTCCCTCTTCTTCTGGTCGAAGTAGCTGCGCACAGCTCGTTTTTGGCACTGGCTCGAAACGCGAGCACGGCGGCTCCCGCCAAACCAGGCATCCTTCGGAGCGCCGGTATCGTCACGGTTGAGATTGGATGGGGCAAAGTTTTGCAACGCGTGAATCTCGATCAAGGTCTTCATGCTGGCTGTTCCTCCTCGGTAACGGATTCTGCCTCTGTTCCTGTGTCGCCTTGCAGATTTCTGTAGAAATCTCGCGCCCAGCTGTTCTGGGTTCGTTTTTGACCATCGTTCCAATAAACAAGCCCTGTCAGCAGCGCCTCAAAATCGATGGAGTAATCTTTGAGCAGCGCAATTACCTGTCGAAGACGGTGGGGCAACTCATCACTGCTCGAATCGAGCAATGTGATGAACCGCCGCTCTGTGCTGGTCGAACCACTTGCCGCCTGGTAAGCGGCACAGGCCTTACCAATAGTCGTCGGGACTGCCGCATGTCCTTCCCGCGAATGTGCAGCCCAAAGACCGGCGACCAAATAGTGCATCTCCCGCTTCCATTCATCGCTCTCATTCTGCACAAAGGGTTCGACATAGGGATACGCGGGTGGAAACGCTCCCGGATCAAACGCAAGGCTACGCCGTAATAGGGCTCTCACCTTGGTATCTTTCTGATTGAGGCCTTCCAGCCATTCGATAAATCTCCTCATGCTTCCTCCATCGCCAGTGTCAGTTTCAGAATCTCATCATCAAGCTCTTTCAGCTTGGCCTGTATAGGCGCCTCGGCTCTCACCAGCGCCCGGATGGCCCAGGCATCGCCCATTGAAACCGAGTTGCGATGCTGTTCCCATGCCTGTTTGAGAACAGCCCGGACTGAGTCGAGCCACTGACAACGGATG
This window contains:
- the cas7e gene encoding type I-E CRISPR-associated protein Cas7/Cse4/CasC; amino-acid sequence: MKTLIEIHALQNFAPSNLNRDDTGAPKDAWFGGSRRARVSSQCQKRAVRSYFDQKKREGLFNADELAVRTKRVYEAIADLLVGRRAKDEALAKAEIALSYVKLKPAEGGKTQYLLFLGQREIAALADAIHRFWDQIAPEAKDGAEKAKGKGKKAIASGAPKEVQDHIAAIFNGGKAVDVALFGRMLADMPEKNQHAACQVAHAISTHAVEREFDFYTAVDDLKPEDTAGADMMGTVEFNSACFYRYAVVDWEKLKANLQSDTELAEKGLKAFLEGFVVAEPTGKQNTFAAHNQPEFVAVSVRHNAAASNLANAFETALRVRKDESLTRVSAEKLVEKSKKLRAVYGGEGRTFVLNLTDTKLDGFGTAVNTMTDLLEKSLAAVKE
- the casB gene encoding type I-E CRISPR-associated protein Cse2/CasB; amino-acid sequence: MRRFIEWLEGLNQKDTKVRALLRRSLAFDPGAFPPAYPYVEPFVQNESDEWKREMHYLVAGLWAAHSREGHAAVPTTIGKACAAYQAASGSTSTERRFITLLDSSSDELPHRLRQVIALLKDYSIDFEALLTGLVYWNDGQKRTQNSWARDFYRNLQGDTGTEAESVTEEEQPA